The genomic window GGCCTCCTCGATCTCGGACTTATAGACCACTTTGCATTCCAACGTAAGGCGAGCTTCCTCGAATACCGGGTTGCCGGCCTCCGTAAAGAGCGGCGTCAACCCCGTAGCGGCCACTTTATCAATCTCCCGTCCGGATTTAGAGCCACAAATGCTATGGGCTTTCCGGTGCTCCGGTCCTAGGAAAGTAATCGTGAATTCATTCCTAGCATCGATAAACTCACGGGTATAACGCTCCGGACGAATAAAGGCAAACACCACCGGACGGTTCCATAACACTCCCACGCCGCCCCAACTGGCAGTCATCATATTAAACTTCTCCTTATCACCGGCGCTTACCAGCATCCACTCCTTACCAATCAACTCGATAAAGTTGTCTTTGATCTCATTCGGATTAATCGCTTTCATATCTCATTTTATTTTTCCTCAAAGATATAAAATATTCCCTTACTTACCGGTACTCATCACACCGGAGTCATTATCAGCGTTATTCACCTTCTTCTGGCCGGCGCTGAACTTACGGCCGAAGGAGAAATTATAGGAGATCGTCGCGATGAATAAGCGAGAACTTTCCTTGATATAATTTGAACGGCGGAAAGAGGCGTATTGGTTCCAGTTCTCCGTCTCCTGCTTATAATTATCCGTAAACGGATTGATGACACGCAGGCCAACCATCAAGTCCTTATGCCGATAACCGAGTTGAATTCCTTGGATATTCTCACCCCCACTCATCGTCTCGCCCTTAAACCAGTTCCAATTTGTCATTACCATATACCAAAGCGACCATTTCTTCCATGTAGCGGAAACATTCGCCTCGCACCACCAGTTCGTATATCGATGCGTGTAGGTATTACCGTTACTCATATAATGGTTCATACCACCATTGACAGAAAATTGCAAGATGTCCTTGATCGGACCGACCCGCAAATTGGCAGACGCGACAACCCGTTGCCAGTTTTTCTGATTATCCCAAGTCTGGATGATCTTATTTCCTTCCAGATATTTCTCGTCCATGATAGCGTCCGGCTGATACTCATAAGCGCCCAAGGCATTCACGTAAAACAGACCTTTGCGAAACTCGTAATTCAATTCCGTATAATAACTCATATAAGACTTCAGGTTGGGATTACCCCGCTGTATTTGCAAGGAATCGATCACTTGGTCAATCGCACTCAACTCACCCAAAGAAGGAGTCACATTCCCCATCGTTGATTTCAAACGGATGGAAGACTCCCCGGGCAAAGCATAAAACAAGGTCAACCGGGGACTCACCGTATAACGTTCATAATCCGCATCCTCACCCCGTTGACTATAAGACGAGCGATTCACGGTCACACCCAACGAGTAATCCAGTTTTTTCACCTTTCCCTTGAACTCCGCATATACGGAACTCTCCATCTGTTCCATATGCGTCTTATAGTTATGCCCATTGATATAACTGTTATCCGAGAAAGATTGGTTATGGCGTAAACCGCCGCTCAACCGATTACCATTCGTTAATTTCTTCTCATAGATAGCCTCGCCGATAATCGAGTATTTATCACCATCCACCACATTATTTACATCAGTCAACAATTGTTCATGTTTACTCTCTTGATAGATACGGGTCGATTTCGTTTGGTTATAAGTCCCTACCACGTTAAACACCAAGGTCTGGTTATGCTTCAAATCCCGTTGGTAATATAAATCCAGCGCAGGAGCTTGATAGGCTGATCCCGATAGATCGATCATATCCACTTTATCCTCCGGATTCGCCTTATTCATCAAGACTCCTTGATAATCCCAATGCGGTTGATGATTATTCCGGTAGCGGAACGTGGCGTTAAACATATACTTATCCGGCTTTTGATAGCTATAGTTCACATTCAGGTTATGCATGAACAAACGAGCGCGCGAAGGTTCGCCTATTTCCACACGGTTCAAGGTCGTTCCATTCGCTAAATGGAACTCTTCCTCGTTATTCCGTTTCATTCCATAGAAATCACGAGGACCGATCCGATAAGAAGCGCCCCATTCCGAGTTCTTATGATTGATCTTTCCCCAAGCATTATGTTCACCCCACATGGAATTGATACCTTGCGCCATGTCCAGACCAAAACTACCTCCCGTATCCGGCCGGCGAACAATATAATCCAGCACGATATCGGCATTGCCGTAACGTAAGCCCGGGTTATCATGATATTCTATACGGATGATATCCGAGGGATTCAAGGCCTTGATCTCATCCTGTTCCACCTTCACGCCATTGATACGCACTTGGACTACCCCATTTCCCGTGGCCTTGATCTCGTTGTTCAACAAATCCACCTGCACTCTCGGTAGCATCATCTGCTGCAACAAATCCATACCGTTTCCCGAAGCCTTCATCTGGCGATCCGATGGGAAGACCACTTTTTTATCGGCATGGCTCGTCTGGGCAGAGGCGCTAACCGTCACCCCGTCTAAGGATACCGCATCATCATTTAAGGATATTTCTCCCAAAGAAATATTCTTGGACAAGCCTTCCAAGGAAATATACTCCGTCTTAAAGCCTAGACTAGAGACAGATAGAATATAACTCCCTTTTTTAATCTTATTTAATAAAAAATGCCCCTTCATATCCGTAGTCGTACCCGCTACAAAAGAAGAGTCCATTGTTTGCAATACCACATTTGCAAATTCCAAGATTTCTTTGTTGCGAGCGTCCCGCACCATTCCCTTTATCTCCAAGTTCTGAGCAAAAGCTCCCTGTACCATACCGCCTAGCAGTATGATCCAAATCATCATCCGTTTCATTTTTATCGTATTTTTTCCGAATATAGCAGGGTGGCCTTTCCCGCTTATCATTTGTTTCTAACTATAAGACGACAGCCGTTTGGAAAACGTTACAAGAAAATGATAAAAAAATAATATTTCGATGAATTTGCTTCGTAGATACGTATCTTTGTAACCAAACAACAGATTATAAATCATGGAGCTATTGAATAATTGGATCAACGGAGTCAACGATATATTATGGTCATACATCCTTATTATCATGTTATTGGGATGCGCCGTATGGTTTACGATAAAAAGTAGGTTCGTGCAATTCCGCATGATTGGCGAGATGATCCGATTATTAGGCGATTCTGCCGGGAAAGGAGAAAAAGGGGAAAAGCATATCTCCTCTTTCCAAGCCTTCGCCGTATCTTTAGCCAGCCGTGTAGGGACCGGAAACCTAGCCGGTGTAGCGACAGCCGTAGCGATCGGCGGACCCGGATCCGTATTCTGGATGTGGCTGATCGCTTTACTTGGTTCTTCCAGCGCATTCGTGGAGTCTACGTTAGCTCAATTATATAAAGAAAAAGGGAAAGACTCGTTCATTGGCGGTCCCGCTTACTATATGCTACATGGTTTGGGGTTACGATGGATGGGGGTATTATTTGCCGTATTGATTTCGATAACCTTTGGCTTTGCCTTTAATTCCGTACAAAGCAATACGATCTGCGCAGCTTGGGAAGGCGCTTTTGGCATCGATCATGCTTGGATCGGAGCGATTCTTACGGTACTTACGTTAATCGTCATATTCGGAGGTATTCAGCGCATCGCAAGAGTAAGCAGTATTGTCGTACCGGTCATGGCATTAGGATATATAGCATTGGCGTTGGGAATCGTACTGTTTAATATTACCCGCCTACCCGCTGTTATAGAAACCATTCTGTCAAACGCTTTTGGTTGGGAACAGGCGATAGGCGGTAGTGTCGGAGCGGCGTTGATGCAAGGGATTAAACGAGGTCTATTCAGTAATGAGGCCGGTATGGGATCGGCACCGAATGTAGCGGCTACGGCGCATGTCTCCCATCCAGTCAAACAAGGATTGATCCAAGCATTAGGCGTATTTACCGACACGCTGATTATCTGTACCTGCACGGCGTTCATCATCTTGTTTAGCGGAGCGCCATTAGACGGCTCCATCAATGGAGTCCAGCTCACGCAACAAGCTTTGAGTAACGAGGTGGGTAGCATCGGTAGTACGTTTGTCGCTTTAGCGATCCTTTTATTCGCGTTCAGTAGTATTATCGGTAATTACTATTACGGAGAAGCGAATATTCGTTTTATCACGTCCAAGAGAAGTGTCTTATTTATTTATCGTATATTAGTCGGTGGAATGGTCATGTTCGGTGCGTTGGCTAGTTTAGACTTGGCTTGGAGCCTAGCGGACGTGACCATGGGACTGATGACGATCTGCAATTTGATCGCGATCTCATTGTTGAGCCGTCAAGCGTTCCTATTATTACAGGATTACGTAGCCCAAAAGAAAGCGGGTATTAAAAGCCCTGTATTCGATAAGAACAAGATACCCGAGTTGAAAGACAAAGCGCAGTGTTGGTGATCAGACAAACGTATTGAAGTATGATAAAAAGCAAGATGATAAGCTTTTACATAGCGGTCATGATGATATGGACCTGTACGGTAAAAGCTCAAGATGATGATAAATCCATTATCCACAAAATAGGATTCGACGTACGTCCCTCGTATGTCGCCCCTACTAGTAAATTCCTCAAAGATGACGGCTATGGAAACGGGCTTACTTTACGTAAGGCGGCTTCATTCCATTTGAAATACGGATTCCAACTGAATCCTAACTCTAAGGAGGGCCAGCTTTATCCGCACACTTACCAAGGAATAGGCGTCTCTTATAATACCTTTGGAAACCGGCAGGAAGTTGGTAATCCTTGGGCGGCGTATGTTTTCCAAAGCTCCCGCATCGCCAAAATTTCTTCCCGGCTATCCTTCGATTATGAGTGGAATTTCGGAGCCTCATTTGGTTGGCATCCGTATGATGATAACAATAATTACCGCAATAAGATCATCGGTTCTAAGATCAATGCCTATATCAATCTGGGCTTTTTCCTCAACGCGAAACTATCCCGTTATTGCAACCTGCTTGTCGGGGCGGATTTAACGCACTACTCAAACGGAAATACTCATCTTCCGAATGCGGGATTGAATACGATTGGTGGCCGGATCGGACTCGTCTACACGCTCAATCCTATCGAGGAAAGCCATCATGAGATAGGTACCGCACGTTCCTTACCGGCAAATCAATTATACCTCTCCAGCTTTTGGCAACGTGTCAGTTACGATGTCATCCTATATGGTGCGACCCGTGCTAAGGGGGTTATGCTAGGTGATGAGGCCCATATTTTTCCAGGTCAGTTCGGCATCCTCGGATTCAACCTCAACCCGATGTACAAATTCAACCGGTTCCTAAAAGCAGGTATCTCCCTAGACGGCCAATATGACGAAAGCGCAAATATTTATTCCGACGAGATCATCCAAGTCGGCGAAGAACCCCGATTCTACCGCCCGCCCCTCCATGAGCAAATCGGTATCGGCCTCTCTGCCCGTGGCGAATTCACCATGCCATTCTTCTCGATCAATATAGGAGTCGGACATAATTTATTTTACAACAAGGGCGACCTGAAAGGATTATACCAGATCCTAGCCCTCAAGGTATCGGTTACACGAAATTTATTCCTGCATGTCGGATACCAACTGCACAAATTTCATAATCCGAATAACTTGATGTTGGGGGTTGGGTATAGGTTCCATAATTAGCCTCACTCATAAATCAAGCAAAACAACCGTTCCGGAGCGAACACCTCATTCGCCACGTCTAGGATTTGCCCGGCGGTTATTTTCTCGATCTGGGCGAATACTTCAGGGAGGGTGTCGTAACGGTTGTAATGGAGGTAGCTTTTTCCTAAGCCAAGGAAAAGACCCTCCCGGTTATCGCCCGACACGCCCAGTTGACCGATTACCTGCTTCTTGGCGGCGGCTAATTGAGTGGCGGACAGCTTTACGTCACGTAAACGGGCCAATTCCTTATGCACCAAACGCATCGCTTTCTCACGGTTCTTCGGGTCTGTCCCGAAATAGATACTGGCTAGTCCGGTATCGGTATAAGAGGTTATATTGGATTCTACGTTATAGACCAAGCCATGCTTTTCCCGCAAGGAGACATTCAAGCGGTTATTCATGCCCGGACCACCTAAGATATTGTTCAACAAGAACAAAGGGATACGTTTTTTGTCGTGCATACTGAAAGCCCGGCCACCGATCAGTACATGGGCTTGATGGGTATCTTTATGGATCTGGCGTACGCAAGCCTCGATGGGGTCCGGAGCTTTCCGGATCCGTTCAGCCATCGGGAAAGAGATATCGCTTAAAGCGGATTCCGCTGATTTCAAGATATTCTTGAAGTCTTTTCGTCCCATCGAGAAGAACACCATATTCTCCGGGGCGTAGAAACGACGCATGAAAGAACGACCGGACTCGGAGTCAAAGCGAAGAAGAGATCCCTCATCCCCTAAGATATTATGCCCGAGGGCATGACCCTTATAAAGCAAGTTCTCAAACTCGTCGAATATAAGTTCCGAAGGACTATCCTCATACGAATTGATCTCATCCAAGATGACATCTACCTCCTTCTCGATCTCCTGTTTGGGGAATTGGGAATGGAAAACCAGATCGGTCAATAGCTCAAACGCCCGGCCAAAATCCTCCTCCATAAAAATGGAATAAACAAAGGTCTCTTCCTTCGTAGTATAGGCATTCAACTCCCCTCCTACGTTCTCCATACGATTCAGGATATGCCACGCTTTCCGTTTCTCCGTACCTTTGAAGATCATGTGTTCAACGAAATGCGCCAAGCCAAATTCATCCTCGTTCTCATCCCGTGTACCGGCGTTCACGGCGAAACCGCAGTAAGAAACCGGGGAATTAACCGGGAGATGTACCATGCGAAGTCCATTCGGCAATGTATGAGCGATATAATCCATTTTCCTTCTTGTTTGTATCAGCCCGCAAAGGTACGAAAGACTTTCCGGAAAAACATGTACGTCTTTTTCAAAAAACATGTACGTGTTTCCGGAAAAAGACGTACGTGTTTTTTTCGATCTATTTGCCTCCTTGGAAAAAATACCTACATTTGTGTAAATTAAACAGATAAGGCTATGGGAAATATCGTCCGAAAATTACCGATAGGCATACAGAGTTTTGACAAACTACGTACAGAGAACTATTTGTATGTTGACAAGACCGAGTTCATTTATCAAATGGCATACCAAGGTGTCCCTTATTTCCTAAGCCGCCCCCGGCGATTCGGGAAAAGCTTGCTGCTATCGACATTCAAGGCTTATTTCGAGGGGAAGAAAGAATTGTTCCGGGGATTAGCCATAGAGAAACTAGAGACCGAGTGGAAAGAGCATCCGGTACTTCATTTCAGCCTCAACGCCGAGTTGTACGATAGCCGCAAGGCATTGGAGAATATGCTGGAACGCCAGTTGAGGGAATGGGAAAAAATATATGATACCGGAGGTGAGGGTATCACCTATTCCGGACGGTTCATGACCATCATACGAAGGGCGGCGGAGATAACCGGAAGGAAGGTGGTCGTACTGATCGACGAGTACGATAAGCCATTACTTAGGAACCTGCACAACGAAGAGCTACAGAACGAGTTCCGGGAATTATTGACCGCTTTCTATACGGTCCTCAAAGATGCCGATCCTTGGCTGCGCTTCGTATTCATAACCGGTGTCACCAAGTTCGCGCAAGTCGGTATTTTCAGCAACCTAAATCATTTGAACGACATCAGCCTAGCCCCGCAATACGCGGCCCTTTGTGGCATGACATTGCCCGAGATCGAGGCGACTTTCCAGCCGGAGCTTTATGCCTTGGCCGAGGCGAATAAGCTTTCATACGAAGATACCATCGAGAAAATTACACGCCGATACGACGGCTACCATTTTGATTTCCGCAGCGGTATCGCCCTTTATAACCCGTTTAGCGTATTGAACGTGTTGAGTAAACAGGTCTTTTACGACTATTGGTTTGCTTCCGGTACCCCGACATTCTTGGCGGAGATGTTACGGAAAACGAATTACGATATACGGGAGCTGGACGGGATAGAGGTATCCGAGGTATCCCTTTCGGACGATCGGGCGAACATCAATAATCCCGTGCCCATGATTTATCAAAGCGGATATTTGACAATCAAAAGCTACGATGAACGTTTTCGGTTATATACGTTAGGATACCCGAATGAGGAAGTTAAATATGGATTTTTGAATTTTGTTGCCTCCATGTATGCGCATTTACCGGAAACCGAGACTCCCTTTTATATCGGAAAGTTCATTCAAGAGCTGGAAAGCGGAAACACCGAGGCTTTCCTCACCCGCCTAAAGGCTTTCTTCGCCGACATACCCTACGAGCTGAATGACCGGACCGAGCGTCATTACCAAGTGGTTTTCTACATCGTATTCAAGCTACTAGGGCAATTCACCGAGGCCGAGGTACGTTCGGCCCAAGGACGTGCCGATGCCATTGTAAAAACTCCTCGCTACATCTACGTATTCGAGTTTAAGCTGAGAGGTACGGCGGAAGAGGCGATTCGGCAAATCGACGATCGAGGCTATCTGATTCCTTATACGGCCGACGAACGGGAAGTAGTCAAAGTGGGGGTCGCTTTCGACGCAGCCACTCGCAACTTAGGTGAATGGCTGATTGAAAAAACATTGTAATTCTATGAGAAACATGAAAATAATAACCTGTTTACTAACAATCACTTCCTTGGTTTTTACCGCTTGTGGAGGAGGAAGTAATGATATAGAGAAAGCGAAAAGCGTAGCGACCACGGAACATTTAAAGCGATACACCGAGGCCATCTCGCATGACTCCTGCCAAGGCCGTAAACCATTCTCGGAAGGGGCCGACCGTGCGGTGAACTATATCGCTCACCAAATGAAAGAGGTTGGGCTGAAACCCATCAACGGCGATTCTTATTTCCAACAGGTTAATATCATATCCTCACGCACACGATGCCCGGACCCGATGGTCCTAAAGACCCCGAAAGGGAAAATCCCCTTAGATTGGTTGGAAGGTTACACCGCTTTCTCCGCACGGATCGAGCCGGAGATCGATATAGACAACGCGGAACTGGTATTCGCCGGCTATGGGATCGTAGCCCCCGAGTATGGGAAAAATGATTTCGAGGGAATCGAGAACCCGCAGGATAAAGTAGCGGTCGTTATCGTAAATGACCCGGGACTCGGAAGCGACAACACGGATTATTTTAACGGTGATATCATGACCTATTACGGTCGTTGGATGTATAAATTCGAGGAGGGCGCCCGACAGGGATTAAAAGGAGTTTTGATCATCCATGAAGACCGGGGAGCGGGCTATCCTTGGTCGGTCGTACGAGCTTCCGCCCAATCTAAGATGTATGTGGACAGCGATAGCGATGCCTATCATTGCCCGCTAAACGGCTGGATCCAATTCAATGCCGCCAAGCAATTGCTGGCCGATAATGGCTACGACATTGACCAACTAATCGAGCAATCTAAATCGCCAGACTTCAAGCCCATCTCCTTGAAATCTACGGTAACCGTCTCGATGAGGAACACCTTCGACCGCCAGCAAAGCCCCAACGTAATCGGTTATATTCCCGGTAGCGGGAACACGGATGAGAGTGTTATTTATCTAGGCCATTGGGACCATCTAGGCTATGGAGCACCGATCAACGGCGACAGTATCATCAACGGCGCTACCGATAACGCCGTAGCCATCGCATGGATGCTCGAGATGGCACGTTGTTTCAATGTCTTGAAAGAGAAACCCCGCCGGAATATCGTCTTCCTCTCCCCTACTTGCGAGGAGACCGGATTCCTCGGTACGAAATACTATGTGGAGCACCCGTTGTTCCCGATTGATAAGATAGCCGCCGTAATCAATCTGGATGTCTTCCCGCTATGGGGCGAGAACAACGATGTCACGATCACCGGATACGGCAACTCCGAGCTGGATGATACCCTAGCCGAGCTAGCGAAGAAATACAACCGTTACATCATGCCCGACCCCGACGCTTATAACGGGATGTTCTATCGCTCCGACCATTTCCCTTTCGTACAAAAAGGCATCCCGGCCATGTTCGCCAAAGGTTGGAACGACAACCGCAAACAGGGTAAGGAGTGGGCCAAAGAGCATATCGCACATTATTGGGCGGAAACTTACCACAAACCGACCGACCAGACCCATCCCGACACGGATGATTACAGTGGTCTGTTACAAGAAGTACAATTATTCTTCGACCTCGGTTATAAACTGGCACAAGATACCGGATACCCGAAATGGAAGCCGAAGTCCGAATTCGCAAACGTCTTAAAAAGATAAATTGTCTGAAATAGATGATGCCAATATCAGTAAATATAAATACTTTCGCGATCGTTATTCAGGCAGGAATGCCGTAAAACAATCAATCAACAATATGGTAAACGAAAATATCACCTCTTTATTGGAGCAGGAAGCGGAAGCGGTTCGCAACATACCCGTTACACCCGGATATGAGGAAGCGGTATCGCTTATAGTGAAACATGTACACGACCTAGGTGGAAAACTGATCATGAGTGGAATGGGTAAAGCCGGGCAAATCGCCTTGAATATCGCTACCACCTTTAGCTCGACCGGTACACCTGCTTTTTTCTTACATCCCAGCGAGGCACAACACGGAGATCTGGGAATCGTATGCAAGAACGATATCATGTTATTGATCTCCAACTCAGGAAAGACACGTGAACTGGTGGAATTGGTAGATCTCACGAGGGGTTTGGTGCCAGACATGAAATTTATCGTTATCACCAGTAACCCGGATAGTCCTCTAGCCGCCGAGGCGAACGTATGCCTGTTGACCGGCGCTCCCAAGGAAGTTTGCCCGTTAGGCCTTACGCCGACTACCTCCACGACCGTCATGACGGTAATAGGCGATATCCTCGTGGTCGGAACCATGAAGCGTATCCATTTCACCAACAAGGATTACGCCAAGCGCCATCACGGGGGCTACTTAGGCTCCAAGAGCCGTGAGCTAAGCAAGAACGAATAACAAACCAGTATATAGTCATGAGAAAAGTCTTTGGTATAGGAGAAACCATCCTCGATATCATTTTCAGGAACGACCAACCACAGAAGGCCGTTCCCGGTGGCTCCGTCTTCAACGGATTGATATCATTAGGTCGATTGAATGTCCCCGTATCCTTTATCAGCGAGCTGGGCAACGACCGGGTTGGCGACATGATTCGGGATTTCATGGAAGATAACCACATCACGACCGAGTTCGTAGACCGTTTCCCCGATGGGAAAAGTCCTATATCACTCGCTTTTCTGGACGACGATAAGAACGCTAATTATATCTTCTACAAGGATTACCCGGCGCAACGGCTGGAGGTGCCCCTGCCTAAGATCGAGAAAGACGATATTTTCGTGTTTGGCTCTTATTATTCCCTGAACCCGGTCTTGCGGACTCGTATGGTAGAATTTCTGCAATACGCCCAAGAACGGAAAGCGATCATCTATTACGATCCCAATTTCCGCAAGGCACACGCTCATGAGGCGATCCGCCTCATGCCTACCGTACTGGAAAATCTGGAATTCGCCGACATCGTCCGGGGCTCGGACGAGGACTTCCAGAACCTTTATGGCAAGAGCGACGCACAGGAGGTTTACAAAGAGCATATTCAGTTTTATTGTGATCGTTTCTTAACAACTCACGGGGCAAACGGAGTCAATCTCCACACCCGTAATTTCACACGACATTTCGATTCCCCGCAAATCCAGCCGCTTAGTACCATCGGCGCCGGCGACAATTTTAACGCGGGTATTATCTACGGACTTCTAAAGTATGACGTACGCCATGCCGACCTTCCCTCTCTGGATCAGGATACTTGGGGAAAAATCATCCGCTGCGGAATGGACCTCGCCTCCGAGGTTTGCCAAAGCTATGATAATTATATATCCAAGGAGTTCGCGGCGAAGTATGTTAGTCAGTCTTAAATATCATTAATGAAGAAGCGGGAAAAACTTGTTTTACTATCTTTGTAAGGAAAGCTTATTATCATAGAAGACAATGTTAGGAAAGATTCTCTCTCTATTCGCCAGTGTGATCCTGTTAGTGGGTTGTTCCTCTAACGCACCCGACATACGAGCTATTTGCCTACGTGATGACATCGGAAATTACGTGATAAAATGGGAAACCGATCCGGTAATGGAGGGGATTGTCAAGATGACCGTGTCCGACAACCCGGATCTTTTCACCAACGAGTCCCCGATCATTTACGCCAACATCAAGGATGGCGTAGCTACTTACATCACGAACGATAATATATCACGTAAGTATTTCCGCCTTTCTTTTAATGATAAATACCCACGGATCATCGGGGCACGCTCGGCGGTTATGGATAGCGTACAGAATTTCCGGGATCTAGGCGGTTATACCTCTACAAACGGGAAGACGGTGAAATGGGGCAAGGTATTTCGCTCCGGCGAGTTAAGCAGCTTGAGCGAATGGGACTCCATCCGATTGGATAATCTAGGGATCAAGACCATCATCGACCTCCGTACGAACCAAGAAACCCTCACCGCCCCTATCAAATATACGAAAGCAAATATCCTGCAAATCCCCATCTCGGTCGGCAAGATCGCCGATGCCCCCCAACGTGTTATCGAGGGACGAATGCGGAAAGGAGACGCCGGGGTATATATGGAAGACGAGTACCTGCAATTCGTGACAGATAATACCGATCAGTTCGCCAAGGTACTGGAACAGTTCCAGAACGAGGATAATTACCCCATTCTCATCAGTTGTTCCTACGGAAAGGATCGTACCGGGTTTCTCACCGCCATGTTACTCGCCGCCTTGGATATTCCCCGGGACGCCATCATGGAAGACTACTTGACATCCAATCAATATATCGATACGAGTCATTTAGCTGATATCGTGAAACATCTCTCCACAGACGCCCAAGAAAGCATTACGGTCTTCCTTACGGCCAACGAGGGGCTCATGGACCTAGCTTTCCATAAAATCAAGAAAGAGTACGGTTCCACCGAGAAATATTTGTCGAAAGGATTACGTCTTACTGATAAGAAACGTGAAAGGCTCAAGGACATATTACTTTATTAAGAAAAAGAGCCACCCGGAAAAGATTCACTTACCCGATGGCTCTCGGTAATTCTCCACGTTTATGCCTGTTCTATTTGATAATTAATTGTTGAGTCAGCTTCTTGCCGTTCACAAAAACCAGCACAAAATACCTTCCACTTCTCAATTCCGATACAGGGATTTCAACTATAGGACGATCGAAAGTAAATTGTTTCAACAAGCTTGTTTCCGACCAGATTTGTACTTCATACTCACCTCCATTTTCTGTCGTAAACATAGGTTCCATACGTGGACTAGGCGTATTTACATCATTTAGAGTTAACGTTACTAGGCTGGTGGCAGGGTTCGGTGTCAAAGAAAAGCTATAATTTGAGGAGCAATCCACAGCCTCTACCTCACCAGTAGTTACCCAATCTCCATTCTTGCATCCCAACAAACGAGCTTCCATTGTATACCAACCCGGAGAGAGCATATTAGTCAGATCATTATCACCTTTCGAGGCGGTCCTCGTCATAACCACATTCAACCCCGGATATCTCAGCAACCGAACCTCATAAGAACTCAAATTATAATCAGACTCGATGGTGAAGATATTTCCGGAATGGCTCGTACACCATGTATCGTTTCCATTCACAGTGTTCCGATAGGTGATCATACAAGAGGTATAGCCTCCACTAATTACTTTCCGCTCTTGATTGTGGCTTTCAATACGGCAGGTCCGTTACCGGTAGAAGAGACCGTACAAGAAGTATTGCTTTGCGAGGTTATTCGCAAAGGCCCCGTGCATGACCAAGTAACTGTGGAGTTTGGATAACTTACAGAGA from Parabacteroides distasonis ATCC 8503 includes these protein-coding regions:
- a CDS encoding M16 family metallopeptidase; protein product: MDYIAHTLPNGLRMVHLPVNSPVSYCGFAVNAGTRDENEDEFGLAHFVEHMIFKGTEKRKAWHILNRMENVGGELNAYTTKEETFVYSIFMEEDFGRAFELLTDLVFHSQFPKQEIEKEVDVILDEINSYEDSPSELIFDEFENLLYKGHALGHNILGDEGSLLRFDSESGRSFMRRFYAPENMVFFSMGRKDFKNILKSAESALSDISFPMAERIRKAPDPIEACVRQIHKDTHQAHVLIGGRAFSMHDKKRIPLFLLNNILGGPGMNNRLNVSLREKHGLVYNVESNITSYTDTGLASIYFGTDPKNREKAMRLVHKELARLRDVKLSATQLAAAKKQVIGQLGVSGDNREGLFLGLGKSYLHYNRYDTLPEVFAQIEKITAGQILDVANEVFAPERLFCLIYE
- a CDS encoding ATP-binding protein, producing the protein MGNIVRKLPIGIQSFDKLRTENYLYVDKTEFIYQMAYQGVPYFLSRPRRFGKSLLLSTFKAYFEGKKELFRGLAIEKLETEWKEHPVLHFSLNAELYDSRKALENMLERQLREWEKIYDTGGEGITYSGRFMTIIRRAAEITGRKVVVLIDEYDKPLLRNLHNEELQNEFRELLTAFYTVLKDADPWLRFVFITGVTKFAQVGIFSNLNHLNDISLAPQYAALCGMTLPEIEATFQPELYALAEANKLSYEDTIEKITRRYDGYHFDFRSGIALYNPFSVLNVLSKQVFYDYWFASGTPTFLAEMLRKTNYDIRELDGIEVSEVSLSDDRANINNPVPMIYQSGYLTIKSYDERFRLYTLGYPNEEVKYGFLNFVASMYAHLPETETPFYIGKFIQELESGNTEAFLTRLKAFFADIPYELNDRTERHYQVVFYIVFKLLGQFTEAEVRSAQGRADAIVKTPRYIYVFEFKLRGTAEEAIRQIDDRGYLIPYTADEREVVKVGVAFDAATRNLGEWLIEKTL
- a CDS encoding M28 family peptidase; this encodes MRNMKIITCLLTITSLVFTACGGGSNDIEKAKSVATTEHLKRYTEAISHDSCQGRKPFSEGADRAVNYIAHQMKEVGLKPINGDSYFQQVNIISSRTRCPDPMVLKTPKGKIPLDWLEGYTAFSARIEPEIDIDNAELVFAGYGIVAPEYGKNDFEGIENPQDKVAVVIVNDPGLGSDNTDYFNGDIMTYYGRWMYKFEEGARQGLKGVLIIHEDRGAGYPWSVVRASAQSKMYVDSDSDAYHCPLNGWIQFNAAKQLLADNGYDIDQLIEQSKSPDFKPISLKSTVTVSMRNTFDRQQSPNVIGYIPGSGNTDESVIYLGHWDHLGYGAPINGDSIINGATDNAVAIAWMLEMARCFNVLKEKPRRNIVFLSPTCEETGFLGTKYYVEHPLFPIDKIAAVINLDVFPLWGENNDVTITGYGNSELDDTLAELAKKYNRYIMPDPDAYNGMFYRSDHFPFVQKGIPAMFAKGWNDNRKQGKEWAKEHIAHYWAETYHKPTDQTHPDTDDYSGLLQEVQLFFDLGYKLAQDTGYPKWKPKSEFANVLKR
- a CDS encoding SIS domain-containing protein, whose protein sequence is MVNENITSLLEQEAEAVRNIPVTPGYEEAVSLIVKHVHDLGGKLIMSGMGKAGQIALNIATTFSSTGTPAFFLHPSEAQHGDLGIVCKNDIMLLISNSGKTRELVELVDLTRGLVPDMKFIVITSNPDSPLAAEANVCLLTGAPKEVCPLGLTPTTSTTVMTVIGDILVVGTMKRIHFTNKDYAKRHHGGYLGSKSRELSKNE
- a CDS encoding carbohydrate kinase family protein; translation: MRKVFGIGETILDIIFRNDQPQKAVPGGSVFNGLISLGRLNVPVSFISELGNDRVGDMIRDFMEDNHITTEFVDRFPDGKSPISLAFLDDDKNANYIFYKDYPAQRLEVPLPKIEKDDIFVFGSYYSLNPVLRTRMVEFLQYAQERKAIIYYDPNFRKAHAHEAIRLMPTVLENLEFADIVRGSDEDFQNLYGKSDAQEVYKEHIQFYCDRFLTTHGANGVNLHTRNFTRHFDSPQIQPLSTIGAGDNFNAGIIYGLLKYDVRHADLPSLDQDTWGKIIRCGMDLASEVCQSYDNYISKEFAAKYVSQS